AGCTACACACATGATTAAAAAACATATTTTTGGGACGGCAGTGTTATTTTCAACACTTTTTGTCATCGCAGGATGCAATTCAAATAACCATACTGCATCTTCTAGTTCCTCTTTAGCAACAACTACTGAAACTTCAGAAAAAATTGACGTCAATAAATTGGATTTACCTCAACTAGATCCTGCAGTAAAAGACAATGAAGACTTAGTTGAATTGCAAACAGATAAAGGAAATATCAAAATCAAATTATTTCCAGAAATTGCACCAAAAGCTGTCGAAAATTTCATAACACACGCTAAAAAAGGTTATTATAATGGTTTAACTTTCCATCGCGTGATTAATGATTTCATGATTCAAGGTGGCGACCCTAAAGGTGACGGTACTGGTGGCGAAAGTATTTGGGGTGAAGGTTTTGGTGCAGAACCTTCCAACCAGCTTTATCATATTCGCGGAGCACTAGCTATGGCACAATCTCAACAACCTAATAGTATTGGCAGTCAATTTTATATCGTTCAAAATAAAGATGATATGAGTGATGGTCTTTTAAAAGAATGGATTCCTAACAAAATTATTGAAGCGTATAAAAAAGGAGGATATCCTTCTTTGGATGGCAGCTATACAGTTTTTGGTCAAGTTACAGAGGGTATGGATGTAGTTGATAAAATTGCGGCTGTAAAAACTGACGGTAATGATAAACCAGAAACACCTGTAAAAATCAAAACGATTAAAGTTTTGCAAGAAGCTAAAACAAAATAAAAAAGTCCTACAAAGAAAATGCCTGCATCTCTCTTTGTAGGATTTTTTTATGAAATTTTAGTATTTATTTAGTTTGCTCCTACAATAAATGTGAAAATACAATCGGCGACTTTTCTATCTGCTATCGTTGCCACAGCATTAGCAGTCCCAACATTGCCCTTCATCTTTGTGATTGTAAATCGTAAAGTCAAAGTATTTCCCGGACGAACTAGCTCATAAAAATGAGCTGCCTTAATGCCACCAATATAAGCTGTCTGTC
The genomic region above belongs to Enterococcus saigonensis and contains:
- a CDS encoding peptidylprolyl isomerase, encoding MIKKHIFGTAVLFSTLFVIAGCNSNNHTASSSSSLATTTETSEKIDVNKLDLPQLDPAVKDNEDLVELQTDKGNIKIKLFPEIAPKAVENFITHAKKGYYNGLTFHRVINDFMIQGGDPKGDGTGGESIWGEGFGAEPSNQLYHIRGALAMAQSQQPNSIGSQFYIVQNKDDMSDGLLKEWIPNKIIEAYKKGGYPSLDGSYTVFGQVTEGMDVVDKIAAVKTDGNDKPETPVKIKTIKVLQEAKTK